Within the Populus trichocarpa isolate Nisqually-1 chromosome 14, P.trichocarpa_v4.1, whole genome shotgun sequence genome, the region GTTTGGCCTCAGAGCAACTCCCTGAATTTGCCTGTCAACTACAAGCTATGGGCCTTGCCGCTTCCTTGTGCCTCCGTCAAGATCCAGAAACCAGACCTCCAATGTCAAAGGTACGCTACCTTACCattatttcttatctatttACGAATTACGACATATATGGTACCTTTCGCTTTTAACTGCACCTATAGCATTCTCTGAAGCGAAGGATGACTACATTTTTCTCATATTTGCGAAATACCAGGTCCTTGGAATACTTGAGGGGGGTGACTTGGCCGTTCCTCTGAGTTTAGACGTGAACTCAGTTGGTAATAGAAGTGGCCGTCTGCGTGGTCTGAGCTCAGGCACACAGCCTGACAGAAGGAGGGGTCATTCTCGTAAGCTTTCtcattgaaaattgattttgtagTAGTTAGCACCAACCAATATGTATAATGATATCGGCTCCGCGTGAGATGATCTTCTGTTAAATGTATAGTTCAGAACGGTTCAGTTCTTCCATAGGTGAGTTGCTTTCCCAGTTTCAAACATGTTAATGGTGACATGATTCGTTTTCTTTTCCCCGTCGATCCAAACTTCTGGTTGTAGAGTGTGCTCCGTTAATGGTATGACTGTGGATCAGGATTTTACCCGAACTTGTCCAACTCATTTCTAAAGGGAACTTCACCGCTGATCTTACGCCTTGTATGGTGTGACATTTGGGGCAACAGGTTTCACTATCAAAGCTGTTTTTGAATAGCAAACGCAAGTTAAGGCAAATTGATTTACTGTATCGtaccaaagaaaacaaaaaacctgCAGGGGGAAAAATCTCTATCTTGGCTGCCTTTGGGAAAAGGAGAATAAGTGTCTAATTATCTTTGAGGATGCATTTTGAGCAGATGGTTAAAAGCATGATAGAAGAATCATGTCTCGTTTGGAGGTTcgatatggaaaaaaaaaaaaaaaaacccactctCTCCAACCACGTAAAGCAGGTACATCCACCATGCCTAGTCTGCCTTGCCAACTCCGTTTAAGCTGTCTTTTATGGTTGTTGTTACCTGAGGCAGTATAACCAGAGGAGATTGTCATCTATGATCCCTTCAGTTACTCAGTTCTCTTCTTGAAATATACTTCAACAAACAACTTTCGGCCTGTGGCATCATGGAAGGACTAAAGTCATAGTGTGGAATATTCATGTAGCAGAGAACTAAACAAACTTGAGCATTCATTACAAATCATGTAGCAGAACAAGTTTATGCCGTATCGATTTCTCTCTCACAAGATGATTACAGATTGTGTGGCCTGCTTAATTAGAGCATCATGTTGTTAGAACCTTCTATACAATGCATAGTAGGGCTTGAAGTTCGATTTGCCTGGTAGTTAACCTACCAAATTATGAACCACTTCAACCCTTATTTGACCAGACAAAGTAGTAAATTATTGTTGCAATGTTACATGAATTCTAATCCTAATTGTATAAGAACTTGGTAATAGAATCCTTATGAGCTTAGGATTAGTTTGCTCGAACAATAAAAACTTCGTAGAATTAGAAATCCTCTGCTATTCTTTAAATGTGTTATTagacttatttttttctagtatgTCAAATTGTGAGCTGTTGTGAGCTATTGCATGATATGAGAATTGAGTGTTTCTGGGAAGTAAAATTTCGCTTCTTTGCTTATGGACGTAGGCAAAGCCGAATCAATTAAAATCGTtgtcttgtgtttttttgttctttctatttGTTGTGATATTCCCAACATCTGTGTATATGATCATTCTTAACAATTATGATGCCTGCAAGCATCCCCACTTGCATAATGTCTGCAGATTTTCAATTTGAGAATACATATAGGAAGAATAACTTCATAGCATAAAATTTACTTGTTAATAGACATCCATTCATTCTAATCCACAATAGGCTTACAAGGTACAATACTACTGGAAAAATAATCCACACTCGTCAAACTCCTCTTCCCTCTCTGATGGCAAACCGCAAACCCCAATATGACTATCCCCAGCCCAGACCTCCACTGTCAATCAAACCCGGCAAGGAAAGAATGGAATTCGTTCCTTGTTTAACTAACTCGCAATGTTTAACAATTAGATTAATCTTGAGTACATCTTGCAATTAAAGTTCAAGGTTCTGGAGATTAGTTCGCCCTGTTTTCACTAGCTAAGCTGCTCCCATCAGATGGCAATGAATCTGCATCAGAACCCATATGTCGCTGAtattgctgctgttgttgcaTCATGGCCATTTGATACATATCAGGTGCCATCTCAGCCACACTCCAAACCTTGACAGACTTATCCAGACTCCCACTATACACCACCCACCGCTGATCACCATCTTTGGATTTCTCATGATCCTCCTCCACCGCCAGGCACTTGACAGGTCCGTTATGCCCTGTTAGCACAGACATGCACGCGTGAATCTTGTCGTCCCTTCTCCACACGCATATGGTCTTGTCAGCTGATCCGCTAAAGACCAGATTCCCTGCAGAAGCGAGGCACAAAACCGCAAGCTTGTGGCCCTTGAGTACCCCACCATGAGTTAACTGCTTCTCGCATTCCCAGTAATTCACCATTCCATCACTGGATCCACAGTACACAACCGAACCAGAGGTGTTCACAGCCAAAGCTGTAACCGCACTCTCTTGTTTCAACAATGTTTGAACCGGAGAATGCTTTGTCCTTTTGCCTTGTTGCTCTCGTTTCCACACTTTCACCGTTCCATCAGCTGAGCCTGTGAACACCAAGCCATCTAGACTCGCTACTACTGAATTAACAGCATCATCGTGAGCATTGATTGATTCGAGACACTTGGAGTCTGAGATTCTCCATACCTTGAAAGTCCGATCCCAGGAAGCAGAATACAAAAGGGTTCTGTCCTCGTTGAGGGTTAAACATGAAATGGCATCAGAATGCTTTATCCAAAGAGCAGAACGGTTCCGAACTTGGACATACGCGCTTGGTCTGATAGAGCTCTTGAATACTTCCTTTAGGGTAGGCAAGGTTCCTGATCTCTTGTGCACGGTTGGATTCTTTGGAATAACCTTCCAGACTCGTATCTTGCCATCCTGGTGGCCCGTGAAAATCTTCTCACCTGCAATTATTATGGCTTTCACTAAACCGCTGCTCGATTTGAATCCAGAGAACTCCTTCAAATTCTTCCACACACGAATATTCTTGCTATCAGAACCTGTATAAAGAAGATCCTTGGTTGCGGCCAAGGAATAAATATGACCTTCTTCGCGAACAAGCGAGCCAATCAGACCATTTTGAggaagattttcttcaattgacCACGGAAAATTGGAGCCAGCACCGGTTTGGTTCCATGGTGACATGGTCATAGGAGACCCCTCACAGCTCATCCTGTTAGGATCATAACTGGCAGGACTTGTAAAGGAAGCACTGCTATTTCGATAGGCAAAAACCTCATCACGGGGTATTGCCGCAACTGTTGCTGAAAGATTTGGATCAGAATGCACACTGTTGCCGAATTTCGATCTCGGTATGCTGCTTCCCGTGTCCACAAACTTTGTGCCTATTTCTTCTCCATCTCCCATTCGTGTGCCTATTCCTCCTCCCCGGTTCATCATGTCTCCTCAATCTAAAGAGGGTCAAAAACAGGGGAGAAATGAGGAAATtgattggaaaattaaaaaaaaatggtggtgAGAGAATTTTTGTTAACAATATTAAAGAAACTAAGGCGGGAGAGAAGGCAGGGAGTGTTATAGATGCATAAATAGCTGAGAAGGCAACGGTAGACAAGATTAGGGACGTGGGGTTGTGACACCTGTTCATGTTCAACATTTTGATTGCTTAGAGAGAGATTTGGGATCCTTTACTAATAATAAACAAGGATGTTGGTTCCATTAGTTGGGATTGGCTGTTTTCTTTCTGTGGTTGATGCTTTAATTGCTATTTCTGGTCTCTGGACAAcattttgattacttttttcatCATGTTGTTAGGTTATTTGGATAGGAAGACTTGAAAATTTGACTACTATAAACCTTCTCATGTTTGCTATATCAGGCAGAGCATGATGAGGTgcgatgatttttatttgaaaaaaaaatgttggacCAGTTTAATTTGCTTCATTTCTGCCATTAATCGCTTTCCCAAGGTGGCAATTACCTACAAAGCAGACATTGATTAAGGAATGGGTCTACCGTAAGGACTCTCAATGTGCTATCCTTTGTATGACGTAGAAGTTTACTTATCAAATCTAGCTTAGCGGGGTAATACGACGGTTCATTGATTTGAAGTTTGATTCAagcacattttgtttttaaattagataGTTAGTTGACGtggtaaaatttaaataattatataaattaatttgtaaatcgATTCACCTAACCAAATTTGAGTGGGACTCACAGTTATGTTAATtacgatgattttttttataactatttaaaatgatgttgtttaagtttcttttaactttttgtccaaaaaaacatcgttttatttataaataaataaaataatattgttttatgatAAACTTGGGTTGACTTGTTGATTTGAGGGTTGATCTGGCCAACTCTAAtccgtttgtttttgcgtttcaaaaatgtttttttttttaattaaattttatttttatttttttatttgtttcaaattaaatttttttatattttcagatcgttttgatgtattgatatcaaaaaaaattttaaaaaataaaataacattattttgatatatttctaaataaaaataactttgaaaaataattatcaccACAATACTAAACAAACTTAGCTTCAAGATAAATCTCATAGAAATGAAtccaattaataattttttaggacAAAATCACATAACCTATACAACGTCATTTGGGGATAGAATCGGGTTAATTCGTTGATAAGACGGTTAATCAGCTAACCCACAACTCGGATCATATCTCATCTCCTCCATCACACactattaatatgttttgtttggtttattgtttttattgaacaTGAAATCACCTCTTCTTTAGCAGCTTGTAGGTATAGGGATTGCTCCTGCCACCAGATACATCACAGCGACAGGGTGATCTAGGGCCCAAGAGTTTTGTGTTCTACATTTTAGTTTGGACAAAATCCAataattctttctttctcagtTCATTAAAGGCAAAGTaacattgtttgtttttctaatgaTTTGTCCAACTGTCTTTGGGTTAGGACCAGTTCTGGATCTCTGAATTGGGATAGCAATAGGGCATCTTGACAGTGTTTCATCTTTACCGgggttttttttctggttttgctGGTTTTTTAACTACATAAATCGAACTAAAATCAATCGTTTAAACTGgttttatttcagttttgattttgaattaaaaaataataatttaattatttttaaaaaataaaaactaaatcgaaaccgaaaccgaaaatAGTTGCCCCTACTGTAAATTGTTACCTTCTTCTAGTTGAGAAGTTGTGTAGCCACTAACTAGTACAGTCCTTAATTACCCTATCGTTATAATGCTGTTGATTTAAAACGGCAGTGCTCGAAGCAAGCATGCTCATCGATCACAGGCTacctaattacaaaaaaaaaaaaaaaaaagtcaaaaacatCTCTAACTTAGCTACATCGTTGCCCAATTTGTTAGGGTTCTAACCTTcaccttgaaaataaatattttaatgtactatAGAGAAAGCCATGGCTAACAGGAATCTTCGTCATTAAAATCAACATTGGCTGGGTTAGATCTCGAAGAGGAGCTAGCGGGCTTGTTTTGCAATGGAGGCTAGCTGGAGCAAATTTtccattatatttattttccaaaaccACTGTCCTGGCACCtctaccccccccccccccccctccccatctgtcaatatataatataaaatcatttctgtaatctcatttaataatttcagatttttttttgttgttgaaattgtttttgaacaTGATATTGATTGTAGtcttactatttttattttattttataaaatcaagtaattgttttttactttacgGAATGTGTTATGGTTctttaacaataattaattaactctaCCACCTTGTTGAAATGCTAAGGAAAAGGGAAGAAGTGCAATCCCGTTTGTTTATTGGAGAGTagcttcattttaaaaaataatttttatgaaaagttatttgatatttgatagtgttatgaaaaataaattgaaaaataatttttattatttggctatgtcatgaaaaataaattagaaaataacttattgatgttttaattttttaaaagtttattaaaagaatgaggatcaaatcttatagataaaaaagttaaaagttgatgaaattgaaaaaaaaaatctaatttcataaattatttcaaataaaataaatattaattaaaataataaataccaaattttacagataaaaatgttgaaagatggtgaaacttaaaaaaaaattataaattatttcaaataaaataaatagcaatcaaagaatgaaatcaaatctaatagataaaaaattttaattaaaaaaataacaattaaaaaaataaggatcaaagttgatataaaaatcaaattctaaggaatgaaattaaaaaaaaaacaaaataaaatatatagcaatcaaaaaattaaggattaattttgatataatcaataaataataagacatttatgaatttttcagaacttttaaaaagtacaaaaatattttccgcaaaaatatttttctagaaatcaagttgaatttatttaattaaaaaatatttttttgtgaataacTTTTCTAGTACttaaacaaacaccaaaaaaaaattaaaaatagtttttagtaAATTACTTTTGATGGAACAACGATAACATACATACAAAAATGAGATCGTAACATCAAACTGAAAAGATGTAATTAAGACATAAAGAAGTGGAAGATGATGATCGATCGAGGAGAGACAAGATCCGatgcttttgctttctttcttgaaTGTGCTTGCTTTTTAACAAAGCTGCAAGCGCATTATCCAGCTGAAAGTACGAGATTCTCCGAGAATGGTGAAGTCTGTACttctaaaatgtaattttacaatgagttaaagttttaatttattcttctatCTTTAATTAGATTCCATTGAGTTTACAAtctatattcaaaaaaaaatattgtttaaattaattgaatcaacatgacttaataatttattaaaaatagccttgagttttatgaaaatatttaattgtgatatTTTCATATGTTCCAAAGACATATGTCAAAGAAGTGTTGAAAAtggaaataaatgaaaaaataaacattagaaattttaattttataatttctcatGTATTATAATgtaaacacttttttttataaataaatatccaaTGTCAttataatgataaatatttgtctctttattagaagaaaaggaaaaataactagaatttaattaaaataactagaatttaattatggtgaaagatataaaaaataagtttaacaTTAGAGATGTCGTGGGACCTACATCTCATGTATAGTTCGACctctaaatataaatgaatgaaatttagcaatacaaacacaacTTGTAAAtacttataatatttatataaaaatttagttcaaTTCTATATATTCACAAcgtttaagtaaaaaaaataaaaattgaagcttataatttataaaaaataaaaaataaaaaataaaattgaatataattattataacaaaatcaaatttactaTATCCATAAATtattagagagagaggggggggggggactcATGAAGTTTGCAAGATGTTAAAGAGTATTATCATACATGAATATTCAATCGATCAGATAGAAAACTGACACCAATAAATACCATTTCAattatggattattttttaaattcaatgaatCTGTAGGGACAAAATTCAGTCATGGCTGCTCTCAAAAACAGTAAGAATCTTTGTTGGGCACAAAGGCAATGGCCCTTGAGACATGACAAGTGTAACAGTACAGCAGCCACGTACTAGGATTgaggagtggtgatttctctgTCTCTTTCATTGAAGCAGCCCCATCAGCTCACTGCTTACATCTGCACATTACTGGTTCGAGGACCATATAACAGACCACTGCTCCTCTACCACGTGTCCGACGGCAACAAAAGATATGATAGCATAATGATGCTTGAAATCACAAAAGCTGAGTAAAGTACAGTAACCTCAAGTACGGGCACCTATGACAAAATTCCTGATTCATCAAAACCTGTagacattgataaaaaaaaaataaaaaaaattcacagttcataatattcaataaaacttgatttatttgtttgagtTATTAACAACCCCACCAAAATTAGACAAGTTGATATcatgatttctttattaaaaaaaacaaaacattgttATTTAAGTAGAAATATTGAATCACGTTGATCCAACTATTCACTAATTTactcgatatatatatatatatatatatatatatatatatatatatatatatatatatatatatattggttttcTTCGTCAATGATTGTATTGCATTTACATGATCAATGGGTGGATGCCAACCACGTCTCTccattgatataattaaaagtagTCACCTGCACGTATGAGTCTTGAATGTCATGCATGATCCTTGTAATATTTAAGTGCACGTCTTCGGAGGAGGTCGTGAACAGGGTTCGTGGAACAAGATCATCGAGGAAGCGGTCGATCGGTAGGTGAGTTTTAGTTAATGTTCACTTGGCGATACACGATAATTCttagattttatttctatttcatCCAAATCTTCAACCTGCACTGCAGCTAGGCTAGAATACTTCGTACGTAGCTGTGTTGCTATTTTTGCcatttttcttttgacaaatatattaaaatagaggGGGGATTAAAACACTATGTTGGCCAAATCTCAACCATAAATGGCTGAAGCCTAGTTTTAggccacattaaaaaaaattaaaaaaatatattattttaatatattttttaaaaaaaagcatattaaaaaaaaaactattatccCCAATTAATGTTATTGCAAGAGAGGTCATTTGTGTTTCCATAGTGTTTATCAATCCCCTTTTTAAACAATTTTCCTTAGTCTTATGAgagctattaattattatatacaaaaaagaaaaaaaacttttaaaagataaaaaaatattattttaatgcatttctgagttaaaaaatactttaaaaagtaaccactACTATACTCTCAAATACCCTCTAAGTATTCTTGCAAGAGAGGCCATTTGTGCTTCCATAGTCTTTATTAATcccttttttaatcaatttttttagtctTACGGGAGCTATTAATTATCatatacaaaaagaagaagaaactcttaaaatataaaataaaaatattaatttaatgcattttcgagtaaaaaacattttgaaaagcaatcgttACCACACTTCTAAACACCCTCTAAATATTCTTGCCAAAGAGGCCATTTGTGCTTCCATATTCTTTATCAACCccctttttaatcaattttttttttctcataggagctattaattatcatatacaaaaaaagaagaagaaacttgcatttttccttttcaaaaattaaaaagttgtagTAGATAACCTTTTTTCCATCTAGAAGAAGAAGGATGGAATGATGTAATGATATGGTAAGTGATAAACAATCACAAACATAACATGATCAAGACAACCACTtctagaaaagataaaaacatgatatgTTCAGAATCTTTGTGTTTCTTGACATGAAGATTATAATCAAAGACTTTGTCGTGGGAATCAGGTTCCTATAAAGTGGCACCACAACTTTACCAAAAACAGAAGCATCCAATTCCATGTAGATCTTTGCTTTTGGGATGAGGCCCAAAGGGAGATACTGTCACTGTATAAGCTCTAAGGCGACTACCCTATGCtgatctcaatatttattagCAGTCAACTAAGGGAAAACAGCAAAGCCCAATATTCACATGACGTGGAAGGAATATAAAAAAGGcccaatccaataaaaaaaaatcctatctATTTTAAGCATAATTGTCAGACCAATTTTCAgtaattaactagaaaaaatacTTGGGTTGCTGTATCAATAGGTTAATTTGTGAATTAttgtatcaattatttttattaaaataattttgttttgatttttttttttttgaagttgattcgattttgttttggattaaaCCCGCCAAACCGACCAAAACTAAACCCCCtccttgccttttttttatatatatttagggtTAGCTTGCACGCAATCAAATATATACCCTAAATAAGGCTTATAAAACAGAAATTACACTTTGCCTTCAATATTAATGGACAGAGATAATCGAATTGGATACCGTCGAGGAAGCATAACTCTTATAAGTCCTCGTATACTTTACCACCCGAGTCACCCACGTATCTCTTGTATTCTATTGACCAAGATTGGGCCGAGCAAGAGTCTCTTCTATAAATAGACCGCACCAAATGTTCCACTACTCTGTCACACTCTTCCATCTTTCTCTCTATCTTGCTAAGATTCTTTCTAGAATTCTACCGGcaaacaggttttttttttttttttggttattttgctATACCAAGTAGTAATGTCTTCTTTAGCGTCTAAAACCCAATCTACGCTCTCAAAATCTGAAAAAATCACAAGCAACACCAGCACTGCCACTAAAGATCAAGAAGACCCAGAAATCTTCAACTCCGTGACTAGCTTTGTCTATATAAAACCAGTACACTCCACTAAAACACGAGATAAGGAGGAGGTTTTGCAGAGGATACGACAACGCAAGGGCGCGAACAAGGTACGAGGTAGTCTGCAAGGTTTTCTTGGATGGTTGTTTTCGTCGAAAAGTGAGAATAAGGTCTCTGCCAAGTGGGTGGATGATGCTTTTGCTGCCCCATGATTCCtactatcaaaataaatagtagTTATTTCAGGTTTTACAGTAGAGGAATTGATGTTCTTTGTGGATAGAATCGCGAGGGACTAGTGGTGTTTTGCGAATTGATAGTCAGAGTTGTTAGGCAAATCAAAGATCATGTCGCTTAATTTGTACAGGAATCCAATTCCTCCGTCTTCTCTTAATTttacgggtttttttttttttcctttttgaagtttatattattcttttactATTCTATAGCATAAGGTTAGTTTTGGGCTGGCAGTCAACAAATACTTCCTTGATTCAAAGCTTCGAGACGCTGCCATATATAACGTTGATTATtacaagttaaaaattttaagaattaaaaacacAGTAATTATGAGAAAATTCTTaaaatgcttaatttttttttttattctagtttcACTTCtcaaaaattattacaatgtAGAAACCTTTATtaatactaaatagaaaaatagaaaatagaaaaactctCTTAAAGATGAAGGATGTTGTAACTTTAAGAAAAACCaagactaaaattaaaatcttgggCTAATACTTGTGGGAATCCctttaaattaaagttataacCAAACATACAAAGTAAagttgcttcttctttttttctttttcaagatgTTCTCTTTTTCATGGGACAAATCTACTTTTAATGAAGCATTAGATTTAATCATATATACTTTTCTATCCgatcatttttaatattgatagaTAAGTGCTAAAGGATGTCTCTCTCCTTACTATTAATtactaatcaaattaaatactaATTGTTTTTGGGATTATCGAGAGTTATACAACTTTGTTTATGCGTTCTCTACCTTACTAAAAAGTTGAGACGTAGGACATATAATTCTTATGAAGATAAAAGAATCTAGTTTGGTTGTTTTGAAGCccaaaagcaaattgaaatacAGAGTCCGAATCAAACTTGAAATTCCTGTGAGCTAGATATTCTATCAGTTTTTAGCCTATATCTCAAGTTTCATGTATCCAAAAAGTACAATATCAGTTTTGTtggaaagaaaatttgattttctataattgttccagaaataaaaaaagtctcaatttacatgttttcaatttcaaaattagcTAGCaatatcagaaaagaaaataaagttagaATTTGTGACATAATAATGATAGAGTAGGAAAgtgatttccttttctttaaagaataaagccaaattataaaaatctttttagaaagcaaccaatgaatttttttttaaactccaaACATACCACAAAAGAGAGGAGGTAAGCATTTAGGAGCAAAAGCAATcagaattgaaaagaaagaagccaaTAGTCTCTTTAGGACGTCCAACTCTCTAATCTTTCAATACTCTTGAGTGATATTcattatatcatgtttttttatatatttttatttagttatggAATAGTTCTTTATTCTAAGATTTTTGATGTAGCCTAACTATAACTATGCGAATACttctttgattgaattaattcagTATTTGTTGAGTATTTCATTATAAACTTAATGCTTGTTTACACTTGATCATAGCTTGCATGATTTGGGATTCAGTTTGAAACTGAGAAGTGATAATTGTTTCAGccattgtttgaaataccataaAGAATTTATAGAATAGAGATATCTGTGAAACTTGTGTAATCCTTAAAGATTTTATCGTTCCTAATAAATTTTGACTAGTTTAGAATTTTCACAGAGATATAGAAAGTTTGCTTGCTAAAATAATACGTTGATCATCAAGAGAGTTTAGTGATTAAATTAGTAAAACTTGAtcatcaacaataataaaaaaaatctcaataggATTAATTTAATGGAGAAATTCGCATAGAATTAGTTACAGCGAAGTCAAAAATCCTAGGATCTGTTAAACTTGATTTCAACGctgtttaattatttgcttgtttgttttaatttttttagtttccaaacttttataatcaaatcatcaaataaaaatggatttaataattttggtaCTTGTTGATAATTTTTGCAAATCCTCATGGGATAATACTTTACCCATCCACTTTATTACTCATTACGATTAGTGCACTTGCGATTTTGACCAACAAAAacactattaaataaaaaattattaatgttgttcaagggattaattaattaattttttaaactaaaagaattattcaatttatattaaaaaagtagaatgattaatttatgatttactCAACTTTTGATGCAAAATGATTGGGCTAGTTTTCTGCATAAAATCACTAACACGGGTTGGGTCCAATGTTATCCCACAAACCTTGCTTTATAGCCCAATACTAATCCATACCAATATAATACATGCGACCTTCAATTTCAATACTCATGAGCATTCTTCTCTaagaaccaaaacaaaacaaacaaaataaatgaatgaaagaatataaaattccCGTTTCATTCTGTATAGATATAAagtctattatttttaattgaattaaatttttatctttacacaaaagaaaaaatctagttataaacaccaaaaaaaaaatcacaataatcaatccaatcaattttatcctgaaatattttttattcatgaaagattttatgtaaaataacGGAGTCTAATTATTCCATCACATTAATAAGAAGAGAGGCGACTAATAGATGGATCAATTATTGGTTATGATCATATTTAGTAGGTGATCCAGTGGTAAGAATTTGAGATTAAGAGGTTTACTCCTCCTGTAGTCTCAGATTCAAGTCttgtagttgctaatatgataaccactggaggcttacataatcattaacttcagggcccgtgggattagttaaGGTATAT harbors:
- the LOC18104976 gene encoding protein JINGUBANG; protein product: MMNRGGGIGTRMGDGEEIGTKFVDTGSSIPRSKFGNSVHSDPNLSATVAAIPRDEVFAYRNSSASFTSPASYDPNRMSCEGSPMTMSPWNQTGAGSNFPWSIEENLPQNGLIGSLVREEGHIYSLAATKDLLYTGSDSKNIRVWKNLKEFSGFKSSSGLVKAIIIAGEKIFTGHQDGKIRVWKVIPKNPTVHKRSGTLPTLKEVFKSSIRPSAYVQVRNRSALWIKHSDAISCLTLNEDRTLLYSASWDRTFKVWRISDSKCLESINAHDDAVNSVVASLDGLVFTGSADGTVKVWKREQQGKRTKHSPVQTLLKQESAVTALAVNTSGSVVYCGSSDGMVNYWECEKQLTHGGVLKGHKLAVLCLASAGNLVFSGSADKTICVWRRDDKIHACMSVLTGHNGPVKCLAVEEDHEKSKDGDQRWVVYSGSLDKSVKVWSVAEMAPDMYQMAMMQQQQQYQRHMGSDADSLPSDGSSLASENRAN